Sequence from the Bryobacteraceae bacterium genome:
AACGCGCCGTGCCCGGAGGCGGCGCCACCGCGGCCGGCATGGGCCACATCGTCGCCATGGACGATTCCGAAGGCCAGTTCGTGCTCACCCGCTATTCGCGGGACTTGTGGGACGCCCGTTCTGATGAGCTTCCGCGCGATATCGAGTTCGAGCGTCGAGGAACGCTGTGGGTGGCGGCCGACGCCGAAGAGATGCGTACCGTCGAAACAAAACAAGCCTGGTACGTTTCGCGCGGCGTGAAGGCCGAAAAGCTGGATTCGAAGCAGCTCATCGCCGCCGAGCCCAATCTGCGGCACGGTCTCGCCGGCGCCCTGCGTGTTCCCACCGACAGCGTCATCTACGCGCCCTGCGCGGCGAAATGGCTTCTCCGGCGCGCCCAACTCATTCGCACCGAAGTCACACGTATCGCCGCCGGCACGGTCAATCTCCGCGACGGCGGCAAGGTCAACGCACCGGCGATCGTCATCGCTGCCGGCGTCGACACCCACCTCCTCCCGGGCCTCTCCGTCCGCCCGCGCAAGGGTCACCTCGCCATCACGGACCGCTTCCCCGGCTTCGTCCGCCATCAACTCGTCGAACTCGGATACCTGAAGAGCGCCCACGGGCACGACAACGAGTCCGTCGCGTTCAACATCCAGCCGCGATCCACCGGCCAGGTGCTCATCGGCTCCTCGCGCCAGTACGAAGCTGGCGGCGCCGAAGTCGAGCCCGCCATCCTCGCCCGTATGTTGCGCCGGGCCGTCGATTACATGCCCGCCCTCGCGCGCCTTCCCGTCATCCGCGCATGGGCCGGTTTTCGCGCCGCCACGCCGGACAGTCTCCCGCTCATCGGCCCGCACCCGTCTCTCCGCGGTGTGTGGATCGCCACCGGACACGAAGGCCTCGGGATCACCACCTCGCTCGCCACCGGCGAGTTGATCGCCGCCTCCATCACCGGCCAACCCCCGCCGATCCCCATCGAGCCGTACCTGCCCGCGAGGTTCGCCCATGCCTGAAGCCGCGCCGTTTTGTGGGATGGGCGTCTGTTTCCAGTGCTGCGACGCCGAACGCGTACGCACGTGCTTGCCGCGCGCAGCCGACGCCCCCACCGCCAATCAGGAAACGGACGTACTGATCGTAGGCGCGGGCCCAGCCGGAATCGCCGCCGCCCACGCCGCCGCCGGGCGTGGATTCCCTACGCTCATGGTCGACGAGAACGCCGGGCCCGGCGGCCAGATCTGGCGCGGTGAAAAGCGCAGGCTGCCGGACACAGCGCGCCTGCTCACGCTCACCACGATT
This genomic interval carries:
- a CDS encoding FAD-dependent oxidoreductase, with amino-acid sequence MTFDAAIVGAGIVGAACADSLARAGLRVVVIERAVPGGGATAAGMGHIVAMDDSEGQFVLTRYSRDLWDARSDELPRDIEFERRGTLWVAADAEEMRTVETKQAWYVSRGVKAEKLDSKQLIAAEPNLRHGLAGALRVPTDSVIYAPCAAKWLLRRAQLIRTEVTRIAAGTVNLRDGGKVNAPAIVIAAGVDTHLLPGLSVRPRKGHLAITDRFPGFVRHQLVELGYLKSAHGHDNESVAFNIQPRSTGQVLIGSSRQYEAGGAEVEPAILARMLRRAVDYMPALARLPVIRAWAGFRAATPDSLPLIGPHPSLRGVWIATGHEGLGITTSLATGELIAASITGQPPPIPIEPYLPARFAHA